From the genome of Faecalibacterium prausnitzii:
GCTGATCATCATCAGACTGGGTTCAATGCTGATCTTCGAAACACCGTACATAGTAAACACTCCATTCTGCCCATACGGGCTGCAAGATCCGGCAGGATCACATTTCTGCAATCATGTTACCCATATTGTACAGTCCCGGCTCCTTTTTTGCAAGATAAACAGCGGCATTGATGGCACCGTTTGCAAAAATGCTGCGGGAATAGGCGGTATGCTTGAGGGTGATGACCTCGTCCGGGCCGCAGAACAGCACCTCGTGGTCGCCCACGATGCTGCCGCCGCGCACCGAGCTGATGCCGATCTCCTTGGGGTCGCGCTTCTGGCGGACGGAGGAGCGGTCGTAAACGTAGTGATATGCGCCGTCGTTCTCTTCGTTGATGGCGTCGGCCAGCATCAGAGCCGTGCCGCTGGGGGCATCCAGCTTGTTGTGGTGGTGCTGCTCCACGATCTCCACATCATACGCGGCACCCAGAATGGCCGACGCGCGCTTGCACAGCTCGGACAGCACATTGATGCCGATGGACATATTGGCGCTCTTGAACACGGGCACTGTGCGGGACAGCTGAACGACCTTGAGCTGCAGCTCTTCGGACAGGCCGGTGGTGCAGACCACGATGGGCAGCTTGTGGGCCTCGCAGTAGGGCAGGGTCTTTTCCACGGCAGCGGGGGAGCTGAAGTCGATGACTACATCGCCCTTGCCGTCCAGCTTTTCCAGGCTGTCGTAAACAGGGATGCCGTTCTGCTCGCCGTCCTTCACATCAATACCGGCAATGACACGGCAGTCCTCCCGCTGGGCAATCATCTCGCACAGCACATGTCCCATCCGGCCGCCGATGCCCTGAATGATAATATCCGTCATTTGATCTTACCTCGTTCTTTGATTTTCCGAAAAGGCCAAATGCCCGGAAGAACGTTCCACCGGGCATTTGTGCGTTGTTCTGTTGTTATTTCAGGAGGCCTTCTGCGGCAAGCGCCTGTTCGATCTTCTCCTTGTGCGCGTCGCTGGGCTCCACCAGAGGCAGGCGGCAGGCACCGGCGTTCCAGCCCAGCACGTTCATGGCGTACTTAACCGGGATGGGGTTGACCTCGCAGAAGAGGGCGTCCGCCAGCGGCAGGATCTCCAGCTGCAGCTGGCAGGCCTTCCGGGTGTCGCCGTCGAACCAGGCCTTGCAGCAGTTGTGCATCAGCTCCGGCTTGACGTTGGAGACGACACTGATGACGCCCTTGCCGCCGAGGGACAGCAGGGGAACCACCTGGTCGTCGTTGCCGGAGTAGATGTTCAGTTCATCGCCGCACAGCTGTGCAATCTTCGCCACCTGTGAAATGTTGCCGGACGCTTCCTTGATGCCATTGATGAGCGGGTGCTTGCTCAGCTCCAGAGCCGTCTCCGGGGCAATGTTCAGGCCGGTACGGGAGGGCACGTTGTAGAGGATGACCGGGATCCCAGCCGCATCGGCCATGGCGGTGAAGTGCGCGATCAGGCCCGCCTGAGTGGTCTTGTTGTAGTACGGGGTGACCAGCAGCAGGGCATCGGCGCCGCACTCGGCAGACTTTGCAGCCAGTGCGCAGCCGTGGTCGGTGTCGTTGGAACCGGCACCCGCGATGACGGGCACCCGGTGGTTGACGGTATCAACGGTGAACTTGATGGCAGCCAGCTGCTCTTCATCGGTCATGGTGGAGCATTCACCGGTGGTTCCGCAGATGACGATGGCATCGGTGCCGCGCGCGATCTGGTCCTCGATGATGCGGCCCAGCTCGTCAAAATTGACGCTGCCATCCTCGTACATCGGGGTGATGATCGCTACGCCCGCGCCGGTAAAGACAGGATTTTTCATAGTGTAAGATCTCCTTTTGCTGTGTTTGGGAACGCAGATCAGTCAAAATAGCCCTTGGCGGCCAGCAGCTCTGCCAGCAGGACCGCACCGCCTGCCGCACCGCGCAGGGTGTTGTGGCTCATGCAGGCGAACTTGTAATCGAACAGGGTGTCCTCCCGCAGACGGCCCAGGCAGACGGCCATGCCGTGCTCGGTGTTGCGGTCCAGCTTGGGCTGGGGACGGTCGTTCTCAGTGAAGTAGTGCAGGAACTGCTTGGGTGCGCTGGGCAGCTCCAGCTCCTGCGCAGGGCCGCGGAAGTTGGCCCATGCTGCAAGGATCTGCTCCTTGGTGGGCTTCTTGTCAAAGCTCACGAAGACCGCAGCGGTGTGGCCGTCGGAGACGGGAACACGGAAGCACTGTGCGGTGATGACGGGCTTCTCGGCATTGACGATCCGGTCGCCCTCGATGTGGCCCCACAGCTTCAGCGGCTCCTGCTCGCTCTTCTCTTCCTCGCCGCCGATGTAGGGGATGACGTTGTCCACGATCTCCGGCATCCGGTCAAAGGTCTTGCCCGCACCGGAGATGGCCTGGTAGGTGCAGACCAGCGCCTTGCTGACGCCGAAATCCTTCATCAGGGGATGCAGGGCCGGCACATAGCTCTGCAGGCTGCAATTGGACTTGACGGCGATGAAGCCGCGCTTGGTGCCCAGACGCTTGCGCTGTGCCGGGATGATCTCAATGTGGTCGGCGTTGATCTCCGGCACCACCATCGGGACATCCGGGGTGCCGCGGTTGGCGCTGTTGTTGGAGACGACCGGGCACTCTGCCTTGGCATAAGCCTCCTCAAGCGCCTTGATCTCGGCCTTGGGCATATTGACGGCGCAGAAGATGAAGTCCACCTGCGAAGCGACCTCTTCCACCTTGGAAGCGTCCAGCACGACCATCTTCTTCACGCTTTCGGGCATCGGGGTGGTCATGGCCCAGCGGGAACCGACAGCCTCCTCATAGGTCTTGCCTGCACTGCAGCCGGATGCGGCCAGGGTGGTCAGTTTGAACCAGGGGTGATTCTCCAGCAGTGTGATGAAGCGCTGACCGACCATGCCAGTCGCACCGACAACGCCAACTTTATACTGTTTTTCCATTTCCAGCACCTTTCCTTTCAAAAAAACGAAATTCACACAGAACGCAGGCTTGCAAACCGGACGCCCATGCAATATAATAGATACCGCTTATACAGATTTTATGATAACATTGATACGACCTTCGTGTCAATCATCGGAAAGGCAAATGCGAAGCATGTTAAAAAAAGATTTTTGGTATGATTTACCCAAAGAGCTCATTGCACAGGAGCCTGCGGACCCTCGTGATGCCGCGCGCCTCATGGTCCTGAGCCAGAAAGACGACAGCATCCAGCATCGGATCTTCCGCGACCTGCCGGAATATCTGGAGCCCGGCGACCTGCTGGTCGTAAACAATTCCAAGGTCCTGCCCGCCCGCATCGTGGGCGTCAAGCAGCCCACCGGCGCAGTCTGTGAGCTGCTGCTGCTCCGCCAGGTCAAGGGCGACCAGTGGGAATGCCTGGCCAAGCCCGGCAAGCGGATGCAGCCGGGCACAAAGGTCAGCTTCGGCGACGGCACCCTGACCGCCGTGGTGGACGAGACGCTGGAAGACGGCAACAAGTTCGTTACATTCTATTATGACACCGAGACCCTTTATGAAAAGCTGGATGAATTTGGCAAAATGCCTCTGCCGCCCTACATCACCAAGCAGCTGGATGACCAGAGCCAGTACCAGACCGTCTATGCCAAGGAGCTGGGCAGCGCCGCCGCCCCCACGGCAGGCCTCCACTTTACCCCGGAGCTGATGGACACCATCCGCGCCAAGGGGGTCGGCATCGCTGAAGTGACGCTGCATGTGGGCCTCGGCACCTTCCGCCCCGTGATGGAGGATGAGATCACCGACCACAAGATGCACAGCGAGTGGTACTCCATCAGCGAGGAGACCGCCCAGCGCATCCGGGAGACCAAGGCCGCCGGGCACCGCGTCATCGCCGTCGGCACCACCAGCTGCCGCACCCTGGAAGCTGTCGCCGCCAAGTATGGTGAGATCAAAGCCTGCAGCGGCAACACGTCCATCTTCCTGTATCCCGGTGTCCAGTTCCACTGCATCGACGGCCTCATCACCAACTTCCACCTGCCCGAAAGCACCCTCATCATGCTGGTATCGGCGCTCTACGGCTACGAAAAGACCATGGCTGCATACAAGGTTGCTGTGGAACAGAAGTACCGCTTTTTCAGCTTTGGCGATGCAATGCTGATCGTCTGATACAAAATTCGCGCTTTTTGCGATATTTGTATGTAGAGAAAAGCAATGGCTCAATGTTGATTGTGGCAAGAATCCCATCAAGAAAGATAACGATCCGTCGTTCTCTGGTACACTATTTCTGATGACGCCGCAGGTGTGCGGCACAGGATGCACGGCTGTTTTCCGTGCACAGAAAGGAAACGTTTATGCCTTCTTTGACCACGTACAAGCTCCTCAAGCAGGAGCACGACGCCCGGCGGGGCGAGTTCAAGACCGTGCACGGCACCGTGCAGACCCCGGCGTTCCAGAACGTCGCAACGGCAGGTGCCATCAAAGGCGGCCTGTCGGCACAGGACCTGAAGGATATCGGTGCGCAGGTCATGCTCTGCAACACCTACCACCTTCATCTGCGCCCCGGCGACAAGCTGGTGGCCGACATGGGCGGCCTGCACAAGTTCACCCGCTGGAACGGCCCCATCCTGACCGACAGCGGCGGATTTCAGGTGTTCAGCCTGTCCAAGCTGCGCAAGATCACCGAAGAGGGCGTGACCTTTGCGTCCCATCTGGACGGACACCGGATCTTCATGGGCCCGGAAGAGAGTATGCAGATCCAGGCGAACCTGGGCTCGACCATCGCCATGGCCTTTGATGAGTGTGTGGAGAACCCCGCGCAGCACGATTATTCCAAGGCAAGCTGCGACCGCACCGTCCGCTGGCTGGCCCGCTGCAAAACGGAGATGGCCCGCCTGAAGCACGAGGGCAGAGCCGTCAACCCGGACCAGCTTCTGTTTGGCATCAACCAGGGCTGCACCTTTGCCGACCTGCGGGTCGAGCACATGAAGCAGATCGCCGAGATGGACCTCGATGGCTATGCCATCGGCGGCCTGGCAGTGGGCGAGCCTACCGATGTGATGTATGAGATGATCAGCCAGGTGGAGCCTCACATGCCCAAGGATAAGATCCGCTACCTGATGGGCGTCGGCACACCCGGCAACATCATCGAAGCCGTTTCCCGCGGCGTGGACCTGTTCGACTGCGTCATGCCCAGCCGCAACGCCCGCCACGGCCACCTGAACACCTGGGGCGGCATCATCAACATCAAGAATGCCAAGTACGAGCGCGATGAGCGCCCCATCGACCCCACCTGCGGTTGCCCGGCCTGCCGGAACTACTCCCGCGCCTATATCCGCCATCTGTTTAAGGCGGAAGAGCTGCTGGGGATGCGGCTGGCCGTCATGCACAACCTGTGGTTCTACAACCATCTGATGGAGCGCATCCGCGACGAGCTGGACGCAGGCACCTTCACCGCCTTCCATGACCGCTATGTGAAGCTCCTGGATACAAGAATCTGAGTTTTTCGCACTTTGGCCTTGCAACCGCCCGAAGAAGGGTTTATAATAAGATTATCTGAATTTTGAGAGGAGATTTTGCCCATGCAATTTCTGACGACTACGACCGAAAGCTACATCAGCCTGTTCTTCACCCTGGCTCTGATGCTGGTTCTGCTCTATTTCATGATCTATCGTCCCCAGAAGAAGCAGGAGAAGAAGGACGCTGCCATGCGTGCTGCTCTGGAGATCGGCGATCAGGTCACTACCATCGGCGGTGTGATCGGTCGTGTGGTTGCCATCAAGGACGACACCTTCGTTCTGGAGACCGGCGCTGACCGCGTGAAGATCCGCTTCACCAAGAATGCCATCAGCTCTGTTGAGAAGCTGAACATGGACAACGCTCCCGCTAAAAAGTAATTTCAAGACCCGGTACTTTTTCACGCGCCTTCCTGCATACAGTAGTGCAGGGAGGCGCGTTTTTATGTCTGAACAAAAGAAGATCTCCGTAGGGGCGGCGCTGCTGGCGTTCGGCATCGGCGGCGCGTTTGCCGGTGCCTGCATGGCAGGGCTGGCGTATCTTATGGTCCGGCATGGGCTTTCGCAGGCTGCGGCCTGGCCGATGGCAAGCGCTGCAGTCTGCGCAGGCAGCCTGCTCAGCGGGTGGCTGGCTGCATTTTTTCAGCGCAGCCGCGGGCTGGTCTGTGGAGCCATCCAGGGGGCAATGTTCGTACTGCTCCTGACCGGGTTTGGTCTCTATGCCGGGTTTGCACCCGCAGAAATGCAGCTTGTGCGGTTTGCTCTGGTGTTTTTATTTGGCTGTCTGGGCGGCATCTTCGGGATGCTGCGCACCGAACGGCGGCATCACTGAAACGATTCGAGAGCGCAAAACAGGAGGAGTCCAAAGATGTGGGTCTATCAGAAGCCGGAATCGTCCGAACCCTTGGAACCGCTGTCTGCACCGTCTGTGCCGGACAGCGCACTGCTCAAAACCAACGTTACACTTCCAGAACCAAATGAGCCGCTCCCGGCGGATGCACCATCACAAGCGATCCCGGCCGTTCCGGAGCCGATGGAAACGCCCCGGAAACGCTCTCTGCGGGCCGATCACAGCTGCATCCTGCTGGCGGGTGCGTATTTGTTCGGGACCTTTCTTGCGGGTGTTCTATCTGCTCTGTGTAGCGCCGGCGAGCTGGAAATGCTCGACTATTATCTCAGCTGCTGGCGGACTTCCTTTGCAGCGGAAACGGCGGCTCAGGCAATGGGCCTTTTTCGGACAGAACTTCTGACCGCTTCCGGGGCGCTGACCGTTTTGCTTCTGCTGGGTCTGTCCGCAATTGGTTCTCTGCCCATTTTCTGTTTCCTGATCCTCTATGGGGCCGGGGCAGGGATGCTGTCCTTTCAGCTGTTGACCAACCTGAACTGGAAGGCACTGTTGGTCTATTCCGCCGCATCCGGGCTTCCGACCGCGCTTGCCGCCGGCTGTCTGTGTCTGTTCGGCGCGCTGGCGCTGCAGGTCAGTGGAAAGATCCAGCGCTGCTCCTTCGGAACGTCGCTTTACTCCGCCGGAGCCTGGAGCCTGGTCGGCCAGTTCGTCCGCACATTGTTTCTCCTGCTTCCCATCTGCGGTGCCGCAACGGGGATGCTGTATCTGTGCGGGCAGATGAAGGGATTTTAAGAAGTTCGCGCAAAAAACAAATTCCTATCTTGACACTCACCGGCTTTTATGATAGAATACATCACGTTGCAGAACATTGGTCTGCTACTGTGGCTCAGCCGGTAGAGCAGCTCACTCGTAATGAGCAGGTCGTCCGTTCGAATCGGATCAGTAGCTCCAAAAGTCCTACGAATTATCGCTAGATTTCGCGGAATTCGTAGGACTTTTTCTTGTTTATAAAGTACTGCCCCAAATTTTTTGTAACACTTTTTGCAACATGGTCTTGTCGGCAACATTTTCTAATGGTCTGCATCAAGTTTTTGCCCGATAGATTCCTTCACTAAAATTTTGTGCAATTTTCACAGTTTTCTTCTTGCACTTTTGGTGGTACAATAAATATGGAATTCTATTGAGATTTCGGGAGGGGCCGTATGGCTGAAAAGAGCATCGAACTGGATAGTGTGGAGATCGCGGCGGCGGTTTTTGGAAACTGTGACCGCAACATCCGCCTGTTGGAGAAAGAGTTTTCCGTCACGGCTGTCTGCCGCGGCACAATGCTTCGCCTGTCGGGTGAAAGCGCCAATGTTGCCGCTGCGGCACGTGCCATTGAGGGGATGCTCCTTCTGATCGAGAATCATACCCCGCTGGAAGAGCAGACCGTGCGTTATTGCTTGAGCCTTGCACATGACGGCGAGGAAAAGCGCGTCAAAGAGCTGACGGAGGATTTCGTGACCGTCACCGTAAAGGGGCGGCCGATCCGCCCCAAAACGCTGGGGCAGAAGGAATACCTCAACGCCATCCGTAAGAATGCAGTGACCTTTGGCGTCGGCCCGGCGGGTACGGGTAAAACATATCTGGCCGTTGCAATGGCCGTCAAAGCCTTTAAGGCAAAAGACGTCTCGCGCATCGTCCTGACCCGCCCGGCGGTGGAAGCAGGGGAGAAGCTTGGTTTTCTGCCCGGCGACCTGCAGCAGAAGGTAGACCCTTATCTGCGCCCGCTCTACGACGGTCTGTTCGATATGCTGGGGGCCGAAACGTATGAGCGTCTGGTGGAGAAGCAGATCATCGAGGTCGCGCCGCTCGCATACATGCGCGGACGCACTCTGGACGACTCGTTCATCATTCTGGACGAAGCGCAG
Proteins encoded in this window:
- the dapB gene encoding 4-hydroxy-tetrahydrodipicolinate reductase; its protein translation is MTDIIIQGIGGRMGHVLCEMIAQREDCRVIAGIDVKDGEQNGIPVYDSLEKLDGKGDVVIDFSSPAAVEKTLPYCEAHKLPIVVCTTGLSEELQLKVVQLSRTVPVFKSANMSIGINVLSELCKRASAILGAAYDVEIVEQHHHNKLDAPSGTALMLADAINEENDGAYHYVYDRSSVRQKRDPKEIGISSVRGGSIVGDHEVLFCGPDEVITLKHTAYSRSIFANGAINAAVYLAKKEPGLYNMGNMIAEM
- the dapA gene encoding 4-hydroxy-tetrahydrodipicolinate synthase, giving the protein MKNPVFTGAGVAIITPMYEDGSVNFDELGRIIEDQIARGTDAIVICGTTGECSTMTDEEQLAAIKFTVDTVNHRVPVIAGAGSNDTDHGCALAAKSAECGADALLLVTPYYNKTTQAGLIAHFTAMADAAGIPVILYNVPSRTGLNIAPETALELSKHPLINGIKEASGNISQVAKIAQLCGDELNIYSGNDDQVVPLLSLGGKGVISVVSNVKPELMHNCCKAWFDGDTRKACQLQLEILPLADALFCEVNPIPVKYAMNVLGWNAGACRLPLVEPSDAHKEKIEQALAAEGLLK
- the asd gene encoding aspartate-semialdehyde dehydrogenase; translation: MEKQYKVGVVGATGMVGQRFITLLENHPWFKLTTLAASGCSAGKTYEEAVGSRWAMTTPMPESVKKMVVLDASKVEEVASQVDFIFCAVNMPKAEIKALEEAYAKAECPVVSNNSANRGTPDVPMVVPEINADHIEIIPAQRKRLGTKRGFIAVKSNCSLQSYVPALHPLMKDFGVSKALVCTYQAISGAGKTFDRMPEIVDNVIPYIGGEEEKSEQEPLKLWGHIEGDRIVNAEKPVITAQCFRVPVSDGHTAAVFVSFDKKPTKEQILAAWANFRGPAQELELPSAPKQFLHYFTENDRPQPKLDRNTEHGMAVCLGRLREDTLFDYKFACMSHNTLRGAAGGAVLLAELLAAKGYFD
- the queA gene encoding tRNA preQ1(34) S-adenosylmethionine ribosyltransferase-isomerase QueA, whose translation is MLKKDFWYDLPKELIAQEPADPRDAARLMVLSQKDDSIQHRIFRDLPEYLEPGDLLVVNNSKVLPARIVGVKQPTGAVCELLLLRQVKGDQWECLAKPGKRMQPGTKVSFGDGTLTAVVDETLEDGNKFVTFYYDTETLYEKLDEFGKMPLPPYITKQLDDQSQYQTVYAKELGSAAAPTAGLHFTPELMDTIRAKGVGIAEVTLHVGLGTFRPVMEDEITDHKMHSEWYSISEETAQRIRETKAAGHRVIAVGTTSCRTLEAVAAKYGEIKACSGNTSIFLYPGVQFHCIDGLITNFHLPESTLIMLVSALYGYEKTMAAYKVAVEQKYRFFSFGDAMLIV
- the tgt gene encoding tRNA guanosine(34) transglycosylase Tgt — translated: MPSLTTYKLLKQEHDARRGEFKTVHGTVQTPAFQNVATAGAIKGGLSAQDLKDIGAQVMLCNTYHLHLRPGDKLVADMGGLHKFTRWNGPILTDSGGFQVFSLSKLRKITEEGVTFASHLDGHRIFMGPEESMQIQANLGSTIAMAFDECVENPAQHDYSKASCDRTVRWLARCKTEMARLKHEGRAVNPDQLLFGINQGCTFADLRVEHMKQIAEMDLDGYAIGGLAVGEPTDVMYEMISQVEPHMPKDKIRYLMGVGTPGNIIEAVSRGVDLFDCVMPSRNARHGHLNTWGGIINIKNAKYERDERPIDPTCGCPACRNYSRAYIRHLFKAEELLGMRLAVMHNLWFYNHLMERIRDELDAGTFTAFHDRYVKLLDTRI
- the yajC gene encoding preprotein translocase subunit YajC, giving the protein MQFLTTTTESYISLFFTLALMLVLLYFMIYRPQKKQEKKDAAMRAALEIGDQVTTIGGVIGRVVAIKDDTFVLETGADRVKIRFTKNAISSVEKLNMDNAPAKK
- a CDS encoding TIGR04086 family membrane protein, which gives rise to MSEQKKISVGAALLAFGIGGAFAGACMAGLAYLMVRHGLSQAAAWPMASAAVCAGSLLSGWLAAFFQRSRGLVCGAIQGAMFVLLLTGFGLYAGFAPAEMQLVRFALVFLFGCLGGIFGMLRTERRHH
- a CDS encoding PhoH family protein, giving the protein MAEKSIELDSVEIAAAVFGNCDRNIRLLEKEFSVTAVCRGTMLRLSGESANVAAAARAIEGMLLLIENHTPLEEQTVRYCLSLAHDGEEKRVKELTEDFVTVTVKGRPIRPKTLGQKEYLNAIRKNAVTFGVGPAGTGKTYLAVAMAVKAFKAKDVSRIVLTRPAVEAGEKLGFLPGDLQQKVDPYLRPLYDGLFDMLGAETYERLVEKQIIEVAPLAYMRGRTLDDSFIILDEAQNTTPEQMKMFLTRMGVGSKVVVTGDVTQIDLPDRTRSGLVDALQILKSVDGIAQCYFTEKDVVRHRLVQEIIKAYEAAAHPAKR